In the Chroococcidiopsis sp. SAG 2025 genome, one interval contains:
- the hpxO gene encoding FAD-dependent urate hydroxylase HpxO: MYNLKVVIIGAGIGGLTAGIALRQAGYEVEIYDRVKELRPAGAGISLWSNGVKVLNRLGLGEKMAAIGGLMDRMQYLTLKGDVLSDIDLHPLVEEVGQRPYPVARTDLQQMLLEAYPGEVKLEHKCIAVEQDENSVTAIFENGHRTTGDLLIAADGVRSLLRTYVLGQEVQPKYGHYVNWNGLVPASEDLAAKNSWVIFVGEHKRASMMPVAGDRFYFFFDVPLPKGTVSSPENYRAELTEHFQGWAQPVQNLIQRLDPYKTNRLEIHDVGPIDRMVSGRVALLGDAAHATCPDLGQGGCQAMEDGLVLTQYLLTTNISMEYALKRYEADRKERTSAVVEKARKRAEMIHGKEPEITRKWYQQLAEEEPADVRDAIAKVILAGPLR; encoded by the coding sequence ATGTATAACCTCAAGGTTGTCATCATCGGTGCGGGAATTGGCGGTTTAACCGCAGGTATCGCTCTGCGTCAGGCAGGGTACGAAGTCGAGATTTATGACAGAGTCAAAGAACTGCGTCCGGCGGGTGCGGGGATTTCATTGTGGTCGAACGGTGTAAAAGTCCTCAACCGCCTGGGGTTAGGGGAAAAGATGGCGGCGATCGGCGGCTTGATGGATCGGATGCAGTATCTTACCCTTAAGGGGGATGTATTAAGCGATATCGATCTGCATCCCTTAGTCGAGGAAGTCGGGCAGCGTCCCTATCCAGTCGCCCGTACTGACTTGCAACAAATGCTCTTGGAAGCTTATCCCGGCGAAGTCAAGCTAGAACATAAATGTATTGCAGTCGAACAAGACGAGAATAGCGTTACGGCAATTTTTGAGAACGGACATCGTACTACAGGCGATCTACTTATAGCAGCAGACGGAGTGCGATCGCTTCTGCGCACGTATGTATTGGGACAAGAAGTGCAACCGAAGTACGGTCATTACGTGAACTGGAACGGATTAGTTCCCGCCAGTGAAGATTTAGCCGCAAAAAATTCTTGGGTAATTTTTGTCGGGGAACACAAACGGGCTTCAATGATGCCAGTAGCAGGCGATCGCTTCTACTTCTTTTTTGATGTTCCTTTACCTAAAGGTACTGTTTCCAGTCCCGAAAATTACCGCGCCGAATTGACAGAACACTTTCAAGGCTGGGCGCAACCCGTCCAAAATTTAATTCAGCGTCTCGATCCATACAAAACAAATCGTTTAGAAATTCACGACGTGGGACCGATTGACCGCATGGTAAGCGGTAGAGTTGCTTTACTCGGAGATGCCGCGCACGCTACGTGTCCAGATTTAGGTCAAGGTGGTTGTCAAGCAATGGAAGATGGGTTGGTGTTAACTCAATACCTGCTCACAACAAATATTAGTATGGAATATGCCCTAAAACGCTACGAAGCAGACCGGAAGGAACGGACTAGCGCAGTAGTTGAAAAAGCCCGCAAACGCGCTGAAATGATTCACGGTAAAGAGCCAGAAATTACCCGAAAATGGTATCAGCAACTCGCCGAAGAAGAACCAGCAGATGTTAGAGACGCGATCGCTAAAGTGATTTTAGCGGGACCGTTGCGTTGA
- a CDS encoding SDR family oxidoreductase: protein MATYLITGANRGIGYEYCRQLQARGENVIAVCRAVSDELKELGVQIEAGIDITSDVSVTQLRDRLQQMPIEVLINNAAIVERVTLEKLDFDSIRKQFEVNAIGALRVTHTLLPHLKAGSKVVMMTSRMGSIADNTSGGSYGYRMSKVALSMAGKSLAHDLKPLGIAVAILHPGLVQTRMTNFSASGVTPEVSVQGLLARINELSLDNTGTFWHSNGEVLPW from the coding sequence ATGGCAACATATTTAATCACGGGGGCAAATCGCGGGATTGGTTACGAATACTGTCGTCAACTCCAAGCACGAGGGGAAAACGTCATTGCGGTCTGTCGTGCGGTTTCGGATGAATTAAAAGAACTAGGCGTTCAAATCGAAGCTGGTATCGATATTACCTCAGATGTATCCGTCACCCAACTGCGCGATCGCCTGCAACAAATGCCGATTGAGGTGTTGATTAACAATGCGGCGATCGTCGAGCGCGTCACATTAGAAAAACTCGACTTTGACAGTATCCGAAAACAATTTGAAGTCAATGCGATCGGTGCTTTACGAGTAACGCATACATTACTACCCCATCTCAAAGCGGGTTCTAAAGTCGTGATGATGACTAGTCGGATGGGATCGATCGCCGACAATACTTCTGGCGGTTCCTATGGCTACCGGATGTCCAAGGTTGCATTATCGATGGCGGGTAAGTCTCTAGCGCACGACCTCAAACCGTTGGGAATTGCCGTTGCTATTCTCCATCCAGGTTTAGTCCAAACCCGCATGACTAACTTTAGTGCATCTGGCGTTACCCCTGAAGTCTCGGTGCAAGGATTGTTAGCTCGAATTAATGAATTGTCATTAGATAATACGGGGACTTTTTGGCACAGCAATGGCGAAGTTTTGCCTTGGTAA
- a CDS encoding Zn-dependent hydrolase, translating to MVDTLSQLSINSDRLIQSIEQLAQVGALPGGGVRRIAYSATDMQARDRVQQWMQAAGMSVKIDPAGNIIGRYPGKYPDAAALATGSHIDTVPNGGRYDGAFGVLAGLEVVRVLQEQQIQLNRSLEVIVFTDEEGTMIGSKAMSGRVILDPATYPRFDGIDIQTCLTRVGGDWNRLTEARRTAADIAAFVELHVEQGPVLECLGKQIGVVEGIVGQRRYIITVKGSSSHAGSTPMQMRQDALVAASRVVLAVNKIAHTPGGQQVATVGWMEVLPNAANVIPGLVKMSLDIRDLSSQHLDNLIAQLQAEIEPIAVETQTYIDLQPRLRNEPALAKPQIQQAIAQVCEDLRLSYTHLPSRASHDAQELATFTDMGMIFVPSKAGVSHAETEYTSSEQCAEGTNVLLHTFLELDRHYRCE from the coding sequence ATGGTAGATACTTTATCCCAACTGTCGATAAACAGCGATCGCCTCATCCAGAGCATCGAACAGTTAGCGCAAGTTGGCGCTTTGCCTGGTGGAGGAGTGCGGCGGATTGCTTACAGCGCTACGGATATGCAAGCTCGCGATCGGGTGCAACAATGGATGCAAGCCGCAGGGATGAGCGTGAAGATCGATCCGGCTGGCAATATTATCGGTAGATATCCAGGCAAATATCCCGATGCAGCAGCCTTAGCAACGGGTTCCCACATCGATACCGTACCGAATGGCGGACGCTATGATGGTGCGTTTGGAGTCTTGGCAGGCTTGGAAGTGGTAAGAGTCCTGCAAGAACAGCAAATTCAACTGAATCGCTCTCTAGAAGTCATTGTCTTCACCGATGAAGAGGGGACGATGATTGGCAGTAAAGCAATGTCCGGTAGAGTCATTCTCGATCCGGCGACATATCCCCGTTTTGATGGCATAGACATTCAAACTTGTTTGACGCGGGTTGGCGGCGATTGGAACCGACTTACAGAAGCACGTCGCACCGCCGCAGACATAGCAGCTTTTGTCGAGTTGCACGTCGAGCAAGGACCCGTTTTAGAATGTCTTGGCAAGCAGATCGGTGTTGTAGAAGGAATTGTCGGGCAGAGGCGATACATTATTACCGTTAAAGGTAGCTCCAGCCACGCGGGTTCTACACCAATGCAGATGCGACAAGATGCCTTGGTAGCTGCCTCAAGAGTTGTACTGGCAGTAAATAAAATTGCGCATACCCCAGGCGGGCAACAGGTAGCCACAGTAGGCTGGATGGAAGTTTTACCTAATGCTGCGAATGTCATTCCTGGGTTAGTGAAGATGAGCTTAGATATTCGGGATTTATCCAGCCAGCATCTCGATAATTTAATAGCACAACTGCAAGCAGAGATTGAACCGATCGCCGTTGAAACTCAGACTTATATCGATTTACAACCCCGTTTGCGAAACGAGCCAGCTTTAGCAAAACCGCAGATCCAACAGGCGATCGCGCAAGTGTGCGAAGATTTAAGGCTGAGTTACACCCATCTACCCAGTCGCGCCAGCCACGACGCTCAAGAACTCGCCACTTTCACCGATATGGGAATGATTTTTGTTCCGAGTAAAGCAGGTGTCAGTCATGCTGAAACCGAATACACGTCATCAGAACAGTGTGCTGAAGGAACGAATGTTTTGTTGCATACGTTTTTAGAGTTGGATCGGCATTATCGCTGCGAATGA
- a CDS encoding peptidylprolyl isomerase has product MAQEFQLNSIIPTQEIPSLLSRYQLLPQLMRGIVIDRAIAPYFCTEAERQQAIEQFERHYHINDPESRAAWLKRAGMSEAQMAEVAVRSLLIEKFKQDTWGAKVESYFMSRKAAFDQAIFSLLRTTDGLLAQEIYFRILEGEQTFAEMAQQYSKGSEANTAGVIGPVPLSQLNPTLAKILSIGQPGQLWRPTRIENWFTIVRLEKLLPAQLDANMRQRLLNEMFETWLNEQIQQLEPLQFSWS; this is encoded by the coding sequence ATGGCACAAGAGTTTCAATTAAACAGCATCATTCCCACTCAAGAAATTCCGTCTCTATTGAGTCGCTATCAGTTGCTGCCGCAATTGATGCGGGGAATCGTTATCGATCGCGCGATCGCTCCTTATTTTTGTACCGAAGCCGAACGCCAACAAGCAATCGAGCAGTTTGAGAGACATTATCACATAAACGATCCAGAGTCAAGAGCAGCTTGGTTAAAAAGAGCTGGCATGAGTGAGGCACAGATGGCAGAAGTCGCCGTGCGATCGCTCCTGATTGAGAAGTTCAAACAAGATACTTGGGGTGCAAAGGTCGAGTCCTATTTTATGAGTCGCAAAGCAGCTTTCGACCAAGCTATTTTTTCCTTACTGCGGACAACAGACGGTTTGCTAGCACAAGAAATTTACTTTCGCATCCTCGAAGGGGAGCAAACCTTTGCCGAAATGGCACAACAATACTCTAAAGGATCGGAGGCAAATACAGCCGGAGTCATCGGACCCGTGCCACTCAGTCAACTCAATCCAACTCTTGCCAAAATTCTTTCCATCGGTCAACCAGGGCAGCTTTGGCGACCGACTCGGATCGAAAACTGGTTTACGATCGTCCGACTGGAAAAGTTGCTACCAGCTCAATTAGACGCAAATATGCGGCAGCGTTTGCTCAACGAAATGTTTGAAACCTGGCTGAACGAACAAATTCAGCAGCTCGAACCATTGCAATTTTCTTGGTCTTAG
- a CDS encoding peptidase domain-containing ABC transporter, with protein sequence MTATISSSQFQAFLAQTNLFHPLPATTLQELATKCQLWRYRIGQPLLVREKMPTQVLVIYQGTARLIGYDRRQQSPVSLGLVEPKTVLGWAGLIRNIPCETAIASTEVICIAIPAADFLASLSAEPTFAQHVKAQFSPAELCELLSVELQRRADSATKLKDLVFQLSPSVQVVNLFPGQADGTRLRGDRTWLISSGAEAIVGNRFELNGSAPTITEPGVRLLGVKLPQEVERTMPVVLAPTDLEVPYAPEQPPVAPATNTKPVKYPFVRGQGEISAAMACFQMLCQYLGVSWRRDTVRRVLENQQKSLGTISLQSCGAIAEMLGMSAQLIQVPSKAIARIKTPALIRYHDSLAILYACDDKELTLAVPEIGIHRQTPADFARAWGDGGQVLLLQARPGEKTERFSLRWFLPAIAHHRGVLIEVLIASFFVQLFGLANPLVTQVIIDQVLVNGALDTLNVLGILLLGVALFEALLTGVRTYLFVDTTNRIDIALGSEVIDRLLRLPLSYFDRRRVGELASRINELENIRQFLTGTALTVVLDAVFSVIYIAVMLFYSWILTLVALATVPIFAVLTIFVAPIVRKQLRVKAERYADTQSYLVEVVSGIQTVKAQNIELKSRWHWYERYARYISAGFNTVVTSTTASSVSGFFNKFSGLLLLWVGAYLVISQQLTLGQLIAFRIISSYTTSPLLRLIQLWQNFQETALSIERLGDILDAHPEVDEANRAQLPMPEIEGAVKFDGVSFRFGNSGVFQLTNVNLEFPAGTFVGIVGQSGSGKSTLTKLLPRLYEPTTGTIQIDNYDISKVELYSLRRQIGMVLQDTLLFNGTVQENIALTNPEASPEQIIAAAKIAVAHDFIMSLPNGYNTNVGERGSALSGGQRQRIAIARTVLQNPKLLILDEATSALDYDSERQVCQNLAEAFHSRTVFFITHRLATVKNADAILVMDKGVVVEQGTHQQLMALKGRYFCLYQQQESQL encoded by the coding sequence ATGACAGCTACTATTTCTAGCTCTCAATTTCAGGCATTTCTCGCTCAAACAAATTTATTTCATCCGCTGCCAGCAACGACATTACAGGAATTAGCAACGAAATGTCAATTGTGGCGCTATCGGATCGGGCAACCGCTACTCGTGCGGGAAAAAATGCCGACGCAGGTGTTAGTTATCTACCAAGGGACTGCTAGATTAATAGGCTACGATCGCCGCCAGCAAAGCCCCGTAAGTTTGGGTTTAGTCGAACCGAAAACCGTCTTAGGTTGGGCGGGTTTGATTCGCAACATTCCCTGTGAAACCGCGATCGCCTCTACGGAAGTCATTTGTATCGCAATTCCCGCCGCCGACTTTTTAGCAAGTCTTTCAGCCGAACCGACTTTTGCCCAACACGTCAAAGCGCAATTTTCTCCTGCGGAATTGTGCGAACTCTTGAGTGTAGAACTCCAACGTCGCGCCGACAGTGCCACGAAACTGAAAGACTTGGTATTTCAACTGAGTCCATCTGTTCAGGTGGTGAATTTATTCCCAGGGCAAGCAGATGGAACGCGATTGCGTGGCGATCGCACTTGGCTGATTAGTAGTGGAGCGGAGGCGATTGTCGGCAACCGTTTCGAGCTGAACGGTTCAGCCCCCACAATTACAGAGCCAGGTGTGCGGCTGCTGGGCGTGAAATTACCCCAGGAAGTCGAACGAACTATGCCCGTCGTACTTGCTCCTACCGATCTAGAAGTTCCTTACGCCCCAGAACAACCCCCAGTAGCCCCAGCAACTAACACCAAACCCGTTAAATATCCCTTCGTGCGCGGACAGGGAGAAATTAGCGCGGCAATGGCTTGCTTCCAAATGTTGTGTCAATATTTGGGCGTATCGTGGCGACGGGACACGGTGCGGCGGGTATTGGAAAATCAGCAGAAATCTCTCGGGACAATTTCTTTGCAAAGCTGCGGTGCGATCGCCGAGATGTTGGGCATGAGCGCCCAATTAATTCAAGTCCCCAGCAAAGCGATCGCGCGGATCAAAACTCCTGCTTTAATCCGCTATCACGATAGTTTGGCAATTCTCTACGCTTGCGACGACAAAGAACTGACGCTTGCCGTTCCCGAAATTGGGATTCACCGTCAAACCCCTGCCGATTTTGCCCGTGCTTGGGGCGACGGAGGGCAAGTATTGCTGTTACAAGCGCGTCCGGGGGAAAAGACGGAAAGATTTAGCTTGCGCTGGTTTTTACCGGCGATCGCACATCATCGCGGCGTGTTGATTGAAGTTTTGATCGCGTCATTTTTCGTGCAGCTATTTGGTTTAGCCAATCCCCTCGTTACCCAAGTCATCATCGACCAAGTTTTGGTCAATGGCGCTTTGGATACATTAAACGTCCTGGGAATTTTGTTGCTTGGAGTAGCGCTATTTGAAGCCTTGCTCACGGGAGTCAGAACTTATTTATTTGTCGATACCACGAACCGCATCGACATCGCTTTGGGTTCGGAAGTGATCGATCGCCTGCTACGGCTACCTTTAAGTTATTTCGATCGCCGCCGTGTCGGGGAATTAGCTTCAAGAATCAACGAGTTAGAAAATATTCGCCAATTCCTCACGGGTACTGCTCTGACGGTGGTATTAGATGCCGTATTCTCGGTGATCTATATCGCCGTGATGCTCTTTTACAGTTGGATACTGACACTTGTAGCCCTGGCAACAGTCCCGATCTTTGCCGTGTTGACAATTTTCGTCGCGCCCATCGTCCGCAAACAACTGCGGGTGAAAGCAGAACGCTACGCCGATACTCAGTCTTATTTAGTAGAAGTTGTTTCGGGAATTCAAACAGTTAAAGCGCAAAACATCGAACTTAAATCGCGCTGGCACTGGTACGAACGCTACGCCCGTTACATCAGCGCTGGGTTTAATACCGTGGTGACTTCCACTACGGCAAGTTCGGTGAGCGGATTTTTCAATAAGTTTTCTGGGCTATTACTGTTGTGGGTTGGGGCATATCTGGTGATTTCCCAACAATTAACCCTGGGACAATTGATTGCCTTTCGGATCATCTCTAGCTACACCACCAGTCCCTTGTTGCGGTTGATTCAACTGTGGCAAAACTTCCAAGAAACTGCTTTATCGATCGAGCGTTTGGGTGATATTCTCGACGCACATCCAGAAGTAGACGAGGCAAACCGCGCTCAGCTGCCAATGCCAGAAATTGAAGGGGCAGTCAAATTTGATGGCGTGTCTTTCCGATTCGGCAACAGCGGCGTGTTTCAACTGACTAATGTAAATCTAGAATTTCCTGCGGGTACGTTTGTCGGAATTGTCGGGCAGAGTGGTTCGGGTAAGAGTACCCTAACGAAGTTATTACCGCGTCTGTACGAACCGACGACAGGGACGATTCAAATTGACAATTACGACATCAGCAAAGTTGAGTTGTATTCCCTGCGACGACAAATCGGCATGGTGTTACAGGACACGCTGTTATTTAACGGCACAGTGCAAGAAAATATTGCTCTAACGAATCCAGAAGCGAGTCCAGAACAAATTATTGCCGCTGCTAAAATTGCCGTCGCCCACGACTTTATTATGTCTTTACCCAACGGTTACAACACCAACGTTGGGGAAAGGGGTTCGGCGCTGTCGGGGGGACAGAGACAAAGGATTGCGATCGCCCGTACGGTATTGCAAAATCCCAAATTGCTGATTTTGGACGAAGCCACCAGCGCCCTCGATTACGATTCGGAACGGCAGGTTTGTCAGAATTTGGCAGAAGCATTTCACTCGCGCACCGTATTTTTCATTACCCACCGCCTCGCCACGGTAAAAAATGCCGATGCGATCTTGGTGATGGATAAAGGCGTGGTGGTAGAACAAGGCACTCACCAACAATTAATGGCACTTAAGGGGCGATATTTCTGCCTCTATCAACAACAGGAGTCACAACTGTGA
- a CDS encoding HlyD family type I secretion periplasmic adaptor subunit translates to MNTEPLAKPEEQFLNSSVVLNRPALWSHLFIWLIVGATTSAIAWATFAKLDQTVVATGKLEPLGAVKEIQAPTGGVVREIHVQDGQSVKKDQLLVTLDPTSPQADLDSLTKVRSSLVQENQFYDQAINSNKPVISGSADLVSLLKLRADLMSENRYFQNVLKGGNIAAGETTDFANNQSQLLTASQNEIQSRVRAARKQVQELEKQRSQTSKELATAKQILKVNNQILKRITPLATGEGAISQIQYERQQQEVITKQGEVDRLTSEQQKLAISIERAKEELQNTIATSAKEVHSKIAENHKKIAEIDSQLSQKRLENKTKLAEIDAQISKAVQSVKYQQLKSPVNGTVFDLQPRAAGFVIGDTKPILKIVPNDNLVASVYLTNRDIGFVREGMKVDVRVDSFPSTEFGTLKGKIIWVGSDALAPTQERQYYAFPAKIQLESQNLSVNGRPISLQSGMGVNAGIIIRKRSVMSILTDLFDKQVRSVESIR, encoded by the coding sequence GTGAATACCGAACCGCTAGCAAAACCTGAAGAACAATTTCTGAATTCATCGGTAGTATTGAACCGTCCTGCTTTGTGGTCGCATTTGTTTATTTGGCTGATTGTTGGCGCGACAACTTCGGCGATCGCTTGGGCGACATTTGCTAAACTCGATCAAACTGTAGTCGCAACGGGAAAATTAGAGCCGTTAGGGGCAGTTAAAGAAATTCAAGCTCCCACTGGGGGAGTGGTGCGAGAAATTCACGTTCAAGACGGTCAGAGCGTGAAAAAAGATCAGCTTTTAGTCACTTTAGATCCGACTTCACCTCAAGCCGACTTAGATTCTCTCACAAAAGTTCGCTCTAGTTTAGTCCAAGAAAATCAGTTTTACGACCAGGCAATTAATAGTAATAAACCTGTCATTTCTGGAAGTGCCGATCTGGTTTCTTTGTTGAAATTACGCGCCGATTTGATGTCGGAAAATCGCTATTTTCAAAATGTTCTAAAGGGTGGTAATATTGCTGCTGGAGAAACAACGGATTTTGCGAATAATCAAAGTCAATTATTGACAGCTAGTCAGAATGAAATTCAATCGAGAGTTCGGGCAGCGCGGAAGCAAGTTCAAGAATTAGAAAAACAGCGATCGCAGACTTCAAAAGAACTAGCAACGGCAAAGCAAATTCTCAAGGTCAACAACCAAATTTTAAAGCGAATTACTCCCTTGGCAACTGGAGAAGGGGCAATTTCTCAAATTCAATACGAGCGCCAGCAACAGGAAGTTATTACCAAACAAGGAGAAGTCGATCGCTTAACATCCGAACAACAAAAACTAGCAATTTCTATCGAGCGAGCTAAGGAAGAATTACAAAATACAATTGCCACATCAGCCAAAGAAGTTCATAGTAAAATTGCTGAAAATCACAAAAAAATAGCGGAGATTGATAGTCAATTAAGCCAGAAGCGATTGGAAAATAAGACGAAGCTAGCAGAAATTGACGCGCAAATTAGTAAAGCCGTACAATCTGTCAAATATCAGCAGCTTAAATCTCCAGTGAATGGAACTGTATTTGATTTACAACCCCGTGCGGCGGGTTTTGTCATAGGTGATACGAAACCGATTTTAAAGATCGTTCCCAACGATAATTTGGTTGCTTCGGTATATCTGACAAATCGAGATATTGGCTTCGTGCGCGAGGGAATGAAAGTAGACGTGCGCGTCGATTCTTTTCCCTCAACAGAATTTGGTACGCTCAAAGGAAAAATTATTTGGGTTGGTTCCGATGCTTTAGCACCAACTCAAGAGCGACAATACTACGCTTTTCCTGCCAAAATTCAATTAGAATCGCAAAATTTATCGGTGAATGGCAGACCAATTTCCTTACAATCTGGGATGGGAGTCAATGCTGGGATTATTATCCGCAAGCGATCGGTTATGAGTATTTTGACCGATCTATTTGACAAGCAAGTCAGAAGCGTCGAGTCGATTCGGTAG